GTACGGGGATGAGACGGTGGTCGTCCCGTCGGTCTGACCGGCCTCGTCGCCTTCGTCGAGGCCGGGTGTCCGGTCGCCGCTCGCGCGGTCGCGGGCGGCGACCGCCTCCGGCAGCCGCAGGGTGAAGGTGGAGCCCTGACCCTCGGAGCTCCACACCGTGACCTCCCCGCTGTGCGAGGCTGCCACGTGTTTGACGATCGCGAGCCCGAGTCCCGTACCGCCGGTTGCGCGGGAACGGGCCGGGTCGACGCGGTAGAAGCGCTCGAAGACGCGCTCCTTGTCCTTCTCGGAGATGCCGATGCCCTGGTCGGTCACGGCGATCTCGATGAGGTCTCCGCCGGGCGCGGTCACCCTGCGCGCGGCTATGCCGACCCGGGTGCGGGCGGGCGAGTAGTTGACGGCGTTCTCCACGAGGTTGCCGAGCGCGGCCGCCAGCTGGCCGCGGTTGCCCCACAGGCGCAGGTCGGCGGTGCCGCCGGCGGCCATGGTGATCTGCTTGGTGCCGGCCTGGTGGCGGCAGCGGTCGATCGCCTCGGCGACCAGTTCGTCGACGCGGACCGGTTCCGCGTCCTCCAGCGGGTCGTCGTTCTGGACCCGGGAGAGGTCGATGAGCTCCTGGACGAGGTTGGTGAGGCGGGTCGCCTCTATCTGCATGCGTCCCGCGAAGCGCTCCACGGCCTCCGGATCCTCCGAGGCGCCCATGACGGCCTCGGAGAGCAGGGAGAGCGCGCCGACCGGGGTCTTGAGCTCATGGCTGACATTGGCCACGAAGTCGCGTCGTACGGCTTCGATCCGGCGGGCCTCGGTGAGGTCCTCGACCAGGAGCAGTACGAGCCGGGAGCCGAGCGGCGCCACCCGGGCGGACACG
This sequence is a window from Streptomyces ortus. Protein-coding genes within it:
- a CDS encoding sensor histidine kinase, with the translated sequence MDVNAAVAAVAAIAGVLTGVIAVLAFRWSEREQKRPTRTSLHTDPVLPPGVDTVLSVLRSSAVVLDESDAVVKASSAAYALGLVRGGKLAVEPMILMARDTRRDGEIRQVELDLPRRGTGRGEALAVSARVAPLGSRLVLLLVEDLTEARRIEAVRRDFVANVSHELKTPVGALSLLSEAVMGASEDPEAVERFAGRMQIEATRLTNLVQELIDLSRVQNDDPLEDAEPVRVDELVAEAIDRCRHQAGTKQITMAAGGTADLRLWGNRGQLAAALGNLVENAVNYSPARTRVGIAARRVTAPGGDLIEIAVTDQGIGISEKDKERVFERFYRVDPARSRATGGTGLGLAIVKHVAASHSGEVTVWSSEGQGSTFTLRLPEAVAARDRASGDRTPGLDEGDEAGQTDGTTTVSSPYEPFSAPEVHP